In the genome of Cupriavidus malaysiensis, one region contains:
- a CDS encoding bifunctional protein tyrosine phosphatase family protein/NAD(P)/FAD-dependent oxidoreductase — protein sequence MKIRPLSDALSVSDQITPADVAAIAAQGFRAIVCNRPDGEAPDQPGVKEIERAAAAAGLALSYLPAAPGRIDDEQGRAFGTLLAGLPAPVLAYCRSGTRSATLWALSQAGRLPPREILARTAAAGCDLQGLAPRLGDGAGAAPVRVDEASHEVVIIGGGAAGTAVAASLLARSPGLDVAIIDPADVHYYQPGWTLVGGGVFEARVTARAMGSVLPRGVRWIQAAVAAFEPERNAVVLDGCRVVRYRQLVVCPGLKLDWSGIKGLPETLGRNGVTSNYRYDLAPYTWRLVQQLSGAGGGRAVFTQPPMPIKCAGAPQKAMYLSADQWRRDGVLGRVDIQFCNAGAVLFGVPDYVPALMEYVGRYGIHLNFGQTLVSVDGAARQATFSRALADGGSELVTREFDMLHVVPPQKAPDFIRASQLADAAGWVEVDPATLRHPRYENIFALGDAGNTSNAKTAAAARKQAPVVAHNVLALRGQAQGEARYDGYGSCPLTVERGKVVLAEFLYGGKVAPSLPRWLLDGTRPTRAAWLLKERILPPLYWDGMLKGREWLAQPAVGA from the coding sequence ATGAAGATCCGCCCCCTCTCGGACGCGCTGTCCGTATCCGACCAGATCACGCCCGCCGACGTTGCAGCGATCGCCGCGCAGGGCTTTCGCGCCATCGTCTGCAACCGACCTGACGGCGAGGCGCCCGACCAGCCCGGCGTCAAGGAGATCGAGCGCGCTGCCGCGGCCGCCGGGCTCGCGCTGTCCTACCTGCCGGCCGCGCCCGGCCGGATCGACGACGAACAAGGCCGTGCCTTCGGCACGCTGCTGGCCGGACTGCCCGCACCGGTGCTGGCTTACTGCCGCAGCGGCACCCGCTCGGCCACCCTGTGGGCGCTGTCGCAGGCCGGACGGCTGCCACCGCGTGAGATCCTGGCGCGCACGGCCGCCGCCGGCTGCGACCTGCAGGGCCTGGCGCCCCGCCTGGGCGATGGCGCCGGCGCGGCGCCGGTGCGCGTGGACGAAGCCAGCCACGAGGTCGTCATCATCGGCGGCGGCGCCGCCGGCACGGCCGTGGCGGCCAGCCTGCTGGCGCGCAGCCCCGGACTGGACGTCGCCATCATCGACCCGGCCGACGTGCACTACTACCAGCCGGGCTGGACCCTGGTCGGCGGCGGTGTGTTCGAGGCAAGGGTCACCGCGCGCGCGATGGGCTCGGTGCTGCCGCGCGGCGTGCGCTGGATCCAGGCGGCCGTGGCGGCCTTCGAGCCGGAGCGCAATGCCGTGGTGCTGGATGGCTGCCGCGTGGTGCGGTATCGGCAGCTGGTGGTCTGCCCGGGGCTGAAACTGGACTGGTCCGGCATCAAGGGCCTGCCCGAGACACTAGGCCGCAACGGCGTCACCTCGAACTACCGCTATGACCTGGCGCCCTACACCTGGCGCCTGGTGCAGCAGCTATCCGGCGCCGGCGGCGGGCGCGCCGTCTTCACCCAGCCGCCGATGCCGATCAAGTGCGCCGGCGCTCCGCAGAAGGCGATGTACCTGTCGGCCGACCAGTGGCGGCGCGACGGCGTGCTTGGCCGCGTCGATATCCAGTTCTGTAACGCCGGTGCGGTGCTGTTCGGTGTGCCCGACTACGTGCCCGCGCTGATGGAGTATGTCGGGCGCTACGGCATCCATCTCAACTTCGGCCAGACCCTGGTGAGCGTGGACGGCGCCGCGCGCCAGGCTACCTTCAGCCGTGCGCTGGCGGATGGCGGCAGCGAACTGGTGACGCGCGAATTCGACATGCTGCACGTGGTGCCGCCGCAGAAGGCACCGGACTTCATCCGCGCCAGCCAGCTGGCCGACGCGGCCGGCTGGGTCGAGGTCGATCCGGCCACGCTGCGCCATCCGCGCTACGAGAACATCTTCGCCCTGGGCGATGCGGGCAACACCAGCAATGCCAAGACGGCTGCGGCCGCGCGCAAGCAGGCGCCGGTGGTGGCGCACAACGTGCTGGCGCTGCGCGGCCAGGCGCAGGGCGAGGCGCGCTACGACGGCTACGGTTCCTGCCCGCTGACGGTGGAGCGCGGCAAGGTGGTGCTGGCCGAGTTCCTGTACGGCGGCAAGGTCGCCCCCAGCCTGCCGCGCTGGCTGCTCGACGGGACCCGCCCCACCCGCGCCGCCTGGCTGCTCAAGGAGCGCATCCTGCCGCCGCTCTACTGGGACGGCATGCTCAAGGGCCGTGAATGGCTGGCGCAGCCGGCCGTCGGCGCCTGA
- a CDS encoding MBL fold metallo-hydrolase, giving the protein MPTRSRMQVEGFFDPDTWTISYLVLDPATRACALVDSVLDYDPKSGRTRTASADRLVQRVRELEAGVQWILETHVHADHLSAAPYLRERLGGRIAIGSHITTVQQVFGRVFHAEPAFRRDGSQFDHLFEDGEPFRIGSLEARAMHTPGHTPACMTYVVGDGSESAAFVGDTLFMPDYGTARCDFPGGDARTLYRSINKVLSLPAETRLYMCHDYQPGGREVRYLSTVAEQREHNVHVRNGISEDEFVAMRQARDATLGMPTLILPSVQVNMRAGQLPPAEADGVHYLKIPLNVL; this is encoded by the coding sequence ATGCCAACCCGCTCCCGCATGCAGGTCGAGGGCTTTTTCGACCCCGATACCTGGACCATCAGCTACCTCGTGCTGGACCCGGCCACGCGCGCGTGCGCGCTGGTCGACAGCGTGCTGGACTACGATCCAAAGTCCGGCCGCACCCGCACCGCCAGCGCCGACCGCCTGGTCCAGCGCGTACGGGAACTGGAGGCCGGTGTGCAGTGGATCCTGGAGACCCACGTGCATGCCGACCATCTCTCGGCGGCACCCTACCTGCGTGAGCGGCTTGGCGGCCGTATCGCCATCGGCAGCCACATCACCACCGTGCAGCAGGTATTCGGCCGCGTCTTCCATGCCGAGCCCGCTTTCCGCCGCGATGGCAGCCAGTTCGACCACCTGTTCGAAGACGGCGAGCCGTTCCGCATCGGCAGCCTGGAAGCGCGCGCCATGCACACGCCCGGCCATACGCCGGCCTGCATGACCTATGTGGTCGGCGATGGCAGCGAAAGCGCCGCCTTCGTCGGCGACACCCTCTTCATGCCCGACTACGGCACCGCGCGCTGCGACTTTCCCGGCGGCGACGCACGCACCCTGTACCGCTCCATCAACAAGGTGCTGAGCCTGCCGGCCGAGACCCGGCTCTATATGTGCCACGACTACCAGCCGGGCGGCCGCGAAGTGCGCTACCTCAGCACCGTGGCGGAGCAGCGCGAACACAACGTCCACGTGCGCAACGGCATCAGCGAGGACGAGTTCGTCGCCATGCGCCAGGCGCGCGACGCCACCCTCGGCATGCCGACGCTGATCCTGCCCTCGGTGCAGGTGAATATGCGCGCCGGCCAGTTGCCGCCCGCCGAGGCGGACGGCGTGCACTACCTGAAGATCCCGCTCAACGTCCTGTAA
- a CDS encoding LysR family transcriptional regulator produces MDRIGDIGLFLRVLDLGSISAAARSLDLSAAVASQRLKRLEADLGVRLLHRTTRRLHPTPEGSLLAEQGRALVDDLEALGSSLRGAGTGVSGTLRVTTSASFGRLYISPLLPEFLAAHPALRIHVNLSDHVMDLVSSGFDLAVRIGALEDSSLVARKLAPNRRLLCASPDYLRRRGRPRVPQDLAKHDCLLLTGHQGRQDVWRFQGDGGAEIAVPVDGRIEANTGELLADAAVAGLGIALHSVWHVWRELESGQLEPVLPEFPLPETGIYAVMPQRRLMPPRVRAFIDFLEARFGTQPPWERHHVGR; encoded by the coding sequence ATGGACCGGATCGGCGATATCGGCTTGTTCCTGCGCGTCCTGGACCTGGGCTCGATCAGCGCCGCCGCGCGCAGCCTCGACCTTTCGGCGGCGGTGGCCAGCCAGCGGCTCAAGCGCCTGGAGGCCGACCTCGGCGTGAGGCTGCTGCACCGCACCACGCGGCGCCTGCATCCAACCCCGGAGGGCAGCCTGCTGGCCGAGCAGGGCCGGGCCCTGGTCGACGACCTGGAGGCCCTCGGCAGTTCGCTGCGCGGGGCCGGCACCGGCGTCAGCGGCACGCTGCGCGTCACCACCTCGGCTTCGTTCGGGCGCCTGTACATCTCGCCGCTGCTGCCGGAATTCCTCGCCGCCCATCCCGCGCTGCGCATCCACGTCAACCTGAGCGACCATGTGATGGACCTGGTCAGCAGCGGCTTCGACCTGGCGGTGCGCATCGGTGCGCTGGAGGACTCGAGCCTGGTGGCGCGCAAGCTCGCGCCCAACCGCCGCCTGCTGTGCGCCTCGCCCGACTACCTGCGCCGGCGCGGCCGGCCGCGCGTGCCGCAGGACCTGGCGAAGCACGACTGCCTGCTCCTGACCGGCCACCAGGGCCGGCAGGACGTGTGGCGCTTCCAGGGGGACGGCGGCGCCGAGATCGCGGTGCCGGTCGACGGGCGCATCGAAGCCAATACCGGCGAGTTGCTGGCCGACGCCGCGGTGGCCGGCCTGGGCATCGCCCTGCATTCCGTCTGGCATGTCTGGCGCGAGCTGGAAAGCGGCCAACTGGAGCCGGTGCTGCCGGAATTCCCCCTGCCCGAGACCGGCATCTACGCCGTGATGCCGCAGCGCCGGCTGATGCCGCCGCGCGTACGCGCCTTCATCGACTTCCTGGAGGCCCGCTTTGGCACGCAGCCGCCGTGGGAACGCCACCACGTTGGCCGCTGA
- a CDS encoding MFS transporter, with translation MSSASPRALGSGAPAGRLPIALYALTAGSFGIGCAEFVIMGLLLQVSADLQVSIAAAGMLVSGYALGVFAGAPVLTLLTRRMPRKAVLLSLMVIYTIGNAACALAPDYTTLMVARVLTSLTHGTFFGVGAVVATSLVPEARKASAISIMFSGLTLATLLGMPAGAWLGLHFGWRATFWAMSVIGLVSLLVIALLVARSRDAAPAVPLREELRTMARPQVLLGLAMTVLQSMGIFAVITYVQPLLTRVTGYGEGAVSPILLLFGAGMIVGNMLGGRFADRSPVRAVLVSLGALAVVLGLMTLAVPSRIGMVAFVGLLGVAAFATVSPLQLRVLHHARGPGQNLASSFNIAAFNLGNGLGAWLGGQVIDHGPGLASLPWVAALLPLAALAVALYSVRLESHAARTAPGAVANSC, from the coding sequence ATGTCTTCCGCCTCTCCCCGCGCCCTGGGCTCCGGTGCCCCCGCCGGCCGGTTGCCCATCGCGCTGTATGCGCTGACCGCCGGCTCCTTCGGCATCGGCTGCGCCGAATTCGTCATCATGGGCTTGCTGTTGCAGGTGTCGGCCGATCTCCAGGTCTCCATCGCCGCCGCCGGCATGCTGGTCTCCGGCTATGCCCTGGGCGTGTTCGCCGGCGCACCGGTGCTGACCCTGCTGACCCGGCGCATGCCGCGCAAGGCCGTGCTGCTCTCGCTGATGGTGATCTACACGATCGGCAATGCCGCCTGCGCCCTGGCGCCCGACTACACCACGCTGATGGTGGCGCGCGTGCTGACCTCGCTCACCCATGGCACCTTCTTCGGCGTCGGCGCGGTGGTGGCCACCAGCCTGGTGCCGGAAGCACGCAAGGCCTCGGCGATCTCGATCATGTTTTCCGGCCTGACCCTGGCCACGCTGCTGGGCATGCCGGCCGGTGCCTGGCTGGGCCTGCATTTCGGCTGGCGTGCCACTTTCTGGGCCATGAGCGTGATCGGACTGGTCTCGCTGCTGGTGATCGCCCTGCTGGTGGCGCGCAGCCGCGATGCCGCGCCCGCGGTGCCGCTGCGCGAGGAACTGCGCACCATGGCGCGCCCGCAGGTGTTGCTGGGCCTGGCCATGACGGTGCTGCAATCCATGGGCATCTTCGCCGTCATCACCTATGTGCAGCCGCTGCTGACGCGTGTGACCGGCTATGGCGAAGGCGCCGTCTCGCCGATCCTGCTGCTGTTCGGCGCCGGCATGATCGTCGGCAATATGCTCGGCGGCCGCTTTGCCGACCGCAGCCCGGTGCGTGCGGTGCTGGTGAGCCTGGGCGCGCTGGCCGTGGTGCTGGGGCTGATGACCCTGGCCGTGCCCAGCCGTATCGGCATGGTGGCCTTCGTCGGGCTGCTCGGCGTGGCGGCCTTCGCCACGGTGTCACCACTGCAGTTGCGCGTGCTGCACCATGCGCGCGGTCCGGGGCAGAACCTGGCCTCCAGCTTCAATATCGCCGCCTTCAACCTCGGCAACGGCCTGGGCGCCTGGCTCGGCGGGCAGGTCATCGACCACGGCCCCGGGCTGGCCTCCCTGCCCTGGGTGGCCGCGCTGCTGCCGCTGGCTGCGCTGGCCGTGGCGCTCTACAGCGTCCGGCTCGAAAGCCATGCGGCGCGTACGGCGCCCGGCGCGGTGGCCAATTCCTGCTGA
- a CDS encoding sigma-54 interaction domain-containing protein, with protein MADLPSVVAAPAADAQAPVEALISYLEHDPQPMIVLDTEYNILAANTAYRRQFGAVDRPYIGHKCYRISHHYDMPCDQAGEHCPMRKARETMGPNRVLHIHHTPRGPEHVDVELRPILNARREVVAFVERLATVRNASAQASADGLVGRAPAFNTALGAVQRVAPSMLPVLLLGESGTGKELFAHAVHEASGRAGGPLVVVDCSGLTETLFESELFGYEKGAFTGAVARKKGLVETAQGGTLFLDEIGDVPLSMQVKLLRLIESGTFRRVGSVDTQQADFRLVAATHKPLEKMVAEGEFRQDLYYRISAFPVHLPPLRERLDDIPLLVDSFLQRGGAGGRRLSVDAAAMARLQAHRWPGNIRELRNVLERARLFAEGSVIGVEALPPGLGLAPPPEPAGRAALTAAVAAAIAPVLDEAELRRQVAAFRGTRRELAAALGLSERTLYRRLKSLGLA; from the coding sequence ATGGCCGATCTCCCGAGCGTCGTCGCCGCCCCTGCCGCCGACGCGCAAGCGCCCGTCGAGGCGCTGATCTCCTATCTCGAGCACGATCCGCAGCCGATGATCGTGCTCGACACCGAGTACAACATCCTGGCCGCCAACACGGCCTACCGGCGCCAGTTCGGCGCGGTCGACCGGCCCTATATCGGCCATAAGTGCTACCGCATCTCGCATCACTACGACATGCCTTGCGACCAGGCCGGCGAGCACTGTCCGATGCGCAAGGCGCGCGAGACCATGGGGCCGAACCGGGTCCTGCATATCCACCACACGCCGCGCGGCCCCGAGCATGTCGATGTCGAACTGCGGCCCATCCTGAACGCCCGGCGCGAAGTGGTGGCGTTCGTCGAGCGCCTGGCCACCGTGCGCAATGCCTCGGCCCAGGCCAGCGCGGACGGCCTGGTCGGACGGGCGCCGGCCTTCAACACCGCGCTGGGCGCGGTGCAGCGCGTGGCACCGTCGATGCTGCCGGTGCTGCTGCTGGGCGAATCGGGCACCGGCAAGGAACTGTTCGCCCACGCCGTGCACGAAGCCAGCGGGCGCGCCGGCGGCCCCTTGGTGGTGGTCGATTGCTCGGGCTTGACAGAGACGCTGTTCGAAAGCGAGCTGTTCGGCTATGAGAAGGGTGCTTTCACCGGCGCGGTGGCACGCAAGAAGGGGCTGGTCGAGACCGCCCAGGGCGGTACGCTGTTCCTCGACGAGATCGGCGACGTGCCGCTGTCGATGCAGGTCAAGCTGCTGCGCCTGATCGAATCGGGCACCTTCCGCCGGGTCGGCAGCGTCGACACCCAGCAGGCCGACTTCCGCCTGGTGGCGGCCACTCACAAGCCGCTCGAGAAGATGGTGGCCGAGGGAGAGTTCCGCCAGGATCTCTACTACCGCATCAGCGCTTTCCCGGTCCACCTGCCGCCGCTGCGCGAACGGCTGGACGATATCCCGCTGCTGGTGGACTCCTTCCTGCAGCGCGGCGGCGCGGGCGGGCGCCGCCTGAGCGTGGACGCGGCCGCCATGGCGCGCCTGCAGGCACACCGCTGGCCCGGCAATATCCGCGAGCTGCGCAATGTGCTGGAGCGCGCCAGGCTGTTTGCCGAAGGCAGCGTGATCGGGGTGGAGGCGCTGCCGCCGGGACTGGGCCTGGCACCGCCGCCCGAACCGGCGGGCAGGGCGGCGCTGACAGCCGCGGTGGCGGCGGCGATCGCTCCGGTGCTGGACGAGGCCGAACTGCGGCGCCAGGTGGCGGCCTTCCGCGGCACGCGGCGCGAACTGGCGGCCGCCCTCGGCCTGTCGGAGCGCACGCTCTACCGGCGCCTCAAGTCCCTCGGCCTGGCCTGA
- a CDS encoding S1 family peptidase, giving the protein MPSPFRPTSLATLLALPTLAALAVPAVAQAAGPDLAAVRARVSASVYAVRALGANEAPLAAGSAVVIGPGQLVTACQVLAGARAISVRRDNVSYGATLEAPDIERDLCLLRVANFQAPAASVSTSAAPAFGQRVLAVASADASGVTAVEGTVSGLQAGPDGKLVRIESTAALPNAIGGGLFDDSGKLIGVMAGQGQGAQGGQAGQGGQAPLRAVPAAWIGMVGERGAAALAQYRAGAPAARPAPSAPAAQATSAAPAADGMPRVGEQWRYELVDKMTKARREVSYRVDRIEGERVVFNQGARVESGDGRVVRITAATGGDFDEASPPGGWVPEDVRAGLRWKLSYRQPVTGLQTDLTGEAGGESTLTVPAGTFRVLRLSFKGYVSRPFYGFTGGGAASSVPYSAVAWYAPELKRVVRFDAQYSSRWSHLDESLVLVEHRVD; this is encoded by the coding sequence ATGCCAAGTCCGTTCCGCCCCACCTCGCTGGCCACGCTGCTGGCATTGCCCACCCTGGCGGCGCTGGCCGTGCCTGCCGTCGCGCAGGCCGCCGGCCCCGACCTGGCCGCCGTGCGCGCCAGGGTTTCCGCCAGCGTCTACGCCGTGCGCGCGCTCGGGGCGAACGAGGCGCCGCTCGCCGCGGGCTCGGCCGTGGTGATCGGGCCCGGGCAGCTTGTCACGGCCTGCCAGGTGCTGGCCGGCGCGCGCGCGATCTCGGTGCGGCGCGATAACGTCAGCTACGGTGCCACCCTGGAGGCGCCGGACATCGAGCGTGACCTCTGCCTGCTGCGCGTGGCCAACTTCCAGGCCCCCGCCGCCAGCGTCAGCACCAGCGCCGCGCCGGCTTTCGGCCAGCGTGTGCTGGCCGTGGCCAGCGCGGATGCCAGCGGCGTGACGGCGGTCGAGGGCACCGTCTCCGGCCTGCAGGCCGGCCCGGATGGCAAGCTGGTGCGCATCGAATCGACCGCGGCGCTGCCGAATGCCATCGGCGGCGGCCTGTTCGACGACAGCGGCAAGCTGATCGGCGTGATGGCCGGACAGGGGCAAGGCGCGCAAGGTGGCCAAGCCGGCCAAGGAGGACAGGCACCGCTCCGGGCCGTACCGGCCGCCTGGATCGGCATGGTGGGCGAACGCGGCGCCGCCGCGCTGGCCCAGTACCGCGCCGGGGCGCCGGCGGCCCGTCCGGCGCCCTCCGCGCCCGCGGCCCAGGCAACTTCGGCAGCGCCCGCCGCCGACGGCATGCCGCGCGTGGGCGAGCAGTGGCGCTACGAACTGGTCGACAAGATGACCAAGGCCCGGCGCGAGGTCTCCTACCGCGTGGACCGCATCGAAGGCGAGCGGGTGGTCTTCAACCAGGGTGCGCGCGTCGAGAGCGGCGACGGACGCGTGGTGCGCATCACCGCGGCCACCGGCGGCGATTTCGACGAGGCCTCGCCGCCGGGCGGATGGGTGCCGGAGGACGTGCGCGCTGGCCTGCGCTGGAAGCTCAGCTACCGGCAGCCCGTCACCGGCCTGCAGACCGACCTGACCGGCGAGGCCGGCGGAGAATCGACCCTCACCGTGCCGGCCGGCACCTTCCGTGTGCTGCGTCTCAGCTTCAAGGGCTACGTGTCCCGTCCCTTCTATGGCTTCACCGGTGGCGGCGCGGCCAGTTCGGTGCCTTACAGCGCGGTGGCCTGGTATGCGCCGGAACTGAAGCGCGTGGTGCGCTTCGATGCCCAGTACTCTTCGCGCTGGTCCCACCTGGACGAGAGCCTGGTACTGGTCGAACACCGGGTTGACTGA
- a CDS encoding MarR family winged helix-turn-helix transcriptional regulator, giving the protein MQNDPVESIMRAVLALGRRLRAERPQGGPALSALGALSTLNREGPMSAVRLAERERLRPQSLTRILAELEQSGWITRTRSEADRRETRLAVTPHGRAVLAEDMAARGRWLAATLEQTLDPAERATLASAARAMQKLAAYEGRQDG; this is encoded by the coding sequence ATGCAGAACGATCCGGTGGAATCCATCATGCGCGCCGTGCTGGCACTGGGGCGCCGCCTGCGCGCGGAACGCCCGCAAGGCGGCCCGGCACTGTCGGCACTGGGTGCTCTCAGCACCCTCAATCGCGAGGGACCGATGAGCGCGGTGCGGCTGGCCGAGCGGGAGCGGCTGCGGCCGCAGTCGCTGACGCGCATCCTCGCCGAGCTGGAGCAGTCGGGCTGGATCACGCGCACGCGCAGCGAGGCGGACCGGCGCGAAACGCGGCTCGCCGTCACGCCACACGGCCGCGCGGTGCTGGCCGAGGACATGGCGGCGCGCGGCCGCTGGCTCGCCGCCACGCTGGAGCAGACGCTGGACCCCGCGGAACGCGCCACGCTGGCCAGCGCCGCGCGCGCCATGCAGAAACTTGCCGCCTACGAAGGGCGGCAGGATGGCTGA
- a CDS encoding FUSC family protein, which translates to MGTKTHFAQVLRWSAEGRASRAEALAAGLGMGLPILLGGLAGALPAGMAAGLGSMAVSATVRGATLGERWQAFRAAFVPVLLAAASAVLLAGHGQLSGVLTVAVVGSVALASSYSRELAVAATRYLLFLLISMGLGGGARVHAAVLLPIAAGALWTALLGMLLAALAGRLRSATAPVGARAGPAAAAQATAVTAAQRWRRWRQSLRQAAGWQYAVRLSLALAAATALQWTWPAHHFTWSAMTVALLTQRQPEPISARSTQRVLGTVLGVGLASLIVGHHPALWLLALGAGALASARPVLRAGNYLAYSAVMTPLILLILEAHAPLGSGLLWDRVAATLAGAGLVLLVDLAAVRLLAGSARATSAATTGGTTAGTTATTTNRRDTPA; encoded by the coding sequence GTGGGAACGAAGACACATTTTGCGCAGGTCCTGCGCTGGTCGGCCGAAGGCCGCGCCAGCCGCGCCGAGGCGCTCGCGGCCGGCCTCGGCATGGGCCTGCCGATCCTGCTCGGGGGACTGGCCGGCGCCCTGCCCGCCGGCATGGCGGCCGGGCTCGGCAGCATGGCCGTCAGCGCTACCGTGCGCGGCGCGACGCTGGGGGAGCGCTGGCAGGCCTTCCGCGCGGCCTTCGTTCCGGTCCTGCTGGCGGCCGCCAGCGCGGTCTTGCTCGCCGGCCACGGCCAGCTCAGCGGCGTGCTGACGGTGGCTGTCGTCGGCAGCGTGGCGCTGGCGAGCAGCTACAGCCGCGAGCTGGCGGTGGCGGCGACTCGCTATCTGCTGTTCCTGCTGATCTCGATGGGCCTGGGCGGCGGTGCCCGCGTGCACGCAGCGGTATTGCTGCCGATCGCCGCCGGCGCGCTGTGGACCGCGCTGCTGGGGATGCTGCTGGCGGCCCTGGCCGGGCGCCTGCGTTCCGCCACCGCCCCTGTCGGCGCAAGGGCAGGACCGGCCGCCGCGGCACAAGCGACAGCGGTGACCGCGGCCCAGCGCTGGCGGCGCTGGCGCCAGTCGCTGCGGCAGGCAGCGGGCTGGCAATATGCCGTGCGACTGAGCCTGGCCCTGGCCGCGGCCACCGCGCTGCAATGGACCTGGCCGGCCCATCATTTCACCTGGAGCGCCATGACCGTCGCGCTGCTGACGCAACGCCAGCCCGAGCCGATCTCGGCCAGGTCGACGCAACGCGTGCTAGGCACCGTGCTGGGCGTGGGCCTGGCCTCGCTGATCGTCGGCCATCATCCCGCCTTGTGGCTGCTGGCGCTGGGCGCCGGCGCGCTGGCGTCCGCGCGTCCGGTGCTGCGTGCCGGCAACTACCTCGCTTACTCGGCGGTGATGACGCCGCTGATCCTGCTGATCCTGGAGGCGCATGCGCCGCTGGGCAGCGGGCTGCTGTGGGACCGCGTCGCCGCGACGCTTGCCGGCGCCGGGCTGGTGCTGCTGGTCGACCTTGCCGCTGTGCGCCTGCTCGCCGGCAGCGCCAGGGCTACAAGCGCGGCTACAACTGGGGGCACAACTGCGGGCACAACTGCGACTACAACGAATCGCAGAGATACGCCGGCTTGA